AGAAATATCAGTACAGCAAAACTTTTCTTTACCATCCTGCACCCACTCTTTCAAAAAAATATAACAATTAAATTAATATACGGATATCAATTCCCGATATCAATTTTTCCGGCCTTTACTAGTTCGCGTATCTTTGACGTAACAACTCTCCGCGCTCTGTATATTTCGTCAACCGACAATCCATCTTCCTCTGCACGCTTTATCCCGTCACTAACAATAATCCTTGCCCGTCCGGGAAGGTTGATCAACACCTTTTCTTTAACACCCTCACTTGCGCTGGTCAACGATTTTATCAGTATTTCACGGTCAATATCATTTACAAGATTTGATAACGTACGGTCCGGCAATTGCGGAAGTTTATCAAAACTTACATAAACTTTACGCAGTTTTTCCGCCATCGCGCTATCTTGGGCTGTTATAGTATCCAATATCTGTTGTTCCATATCCGGTGATGATTGTTCAAGTATGTTTATCAACGCTTCCACACCATCAAGTGTCACGTTCCTTAGTTTTTCAACTTCAATTGCTTTCTGTGCAAGCTTTGCTGCGGTCTCGCGGTATGCAGATATCGGTAAATTTCTGATTTTACCCATCTCCAACGGCACCTGTACACGAATATTATCCGGTAACTCATTTAATAATCCCGCAGCGATATCGGGTGTTAGTTGGGCAAGTATTAAAGCTATTACCGACACAGGTTCTTCCCGAACGATATGAAATATCTGGTGGGGGTTTAATGGTTTAAGAAAATCAAAGAAACTACTGTTTTCTTCCCGCTGCTGCGCGTCACCAGTACCTCCAGCAACTTCCGCACCTTCAGCAGTATTAACTGCTTGGGTTTTATGGAATTCCTCATAAAACTTTTTAAATAATGTAATAACTTCTTGTTCCTCATAACTTGTCACCTGAGGCGCCTTTTGATCCACCTTTGCTAAAATATCATTCGGCATATAAGAAGCTAAGACTTTTACTTCCCTGGGATTAACGGCTTTAAGAAATGTCGCTATATCCACCACTCCTTTTTCTTCGTCATAATTAACCCATCCGGT
The window above is part of the Elusimicrobiota bacterium genome. Proteins encoded here:
- a CDS encoding FliG C-terminal domain-containing protein; the protein is MMKISRYIVFTFICLTTLAVNPLYAPPVNDSQDLEIIRRESAIAESIQVQIEDMLSKYYKKSTYIVSVKANIARVIPRTETPQPAKQEAPQVEDLPGLPMQAAPVVPKQPAEPVSQESILMDRYRIQYLEVTVLVDEKVFNDQDKAFVETLVKNQTGFDIIRGDRLTIKKMLFPEVQTGETAVEKKERERSEMWQNMFPYIITFAIFAGFVLLMVVVMQVLNFMKPKPIPQQEYPGGYYNPRITIDPQQNLSQGNEPNIHVPSLSRGGFNELMPSSEVNVFPDKSSFNELKRLMITTIESNPKLSSEIFTGWVNYDEEKGVVDIATFLKAVNPREVKVLASYMPNDILAKVDQKAPQVTSYEEQEVITLFKKFYEEFHKTQAVNTAEGAEVAGGTGDAQQREENSSFFDFLKPLNPHQIFHIVREEPVSVIALILAQLTPDIAAGLLNELPDNIRVQVPLEMGKIRNLPISAYRETAAKLAQKAIEVEKLRNVTLDGVEALINILEQSSPDMEQQILDTITAQDSAMAEKLRKVYVSFDKLPQLPDRTLSNLVNDIDREILIKSLTSASEGVKEKVLINLPGRARIIVSDGIKRAEEDGLSVDEIYRARRVVTSKIRELVKAGKIDIGN